The following proteins are co-located in the Microcebus murinus isolate Inina chromosome 21, M.murinus_Inina_mat1.0, whole genome shotgun sequence genome:
- the LOC142863115 gene encoding MAP/microtubule affinity-regulating kinase 4-like isoform X2 yields the protein MRGLAHENVTMLLYIIEDEDRFCLVTGYSNGGNLSEYIRSRQRLSEEEARPMFRQLLSAVRYCHAQRIAHRDLQPDNILLDKLGNVKLADFGDATTFNEGDYLDTYCGSPAFMAPELLLQEKYVGPEADVWSLGIVLYNMVAGRVPFAGDNWEELKTNVTQGTYETPDYFSAELTALLGKFLTIDSRLRPTIPELLEDPWFQGQETPKPKRKPTVPVSPVRTWWLSPGIPMLPKPSPLTTVSTTATGSSSSDVRDFGGDSSLESVPPHGKSSASPAEGGQGLTGLARRLGSFLLRVCCIRPARNLCHRGRRLNKVVPVTRDP from the coding sequence ATGAGGGGCCTGGCTCATGAGAACGTCACCATGCTTCTCTATATCATCGAGGATGAAGACAGGTTCTGCTTGGTGACGGGGTACTCCAACGGTGGGAACCTTTCCGAGTACATAAGGAGTCGTCAGCGCCTGAGCGAGGAGGAGGCCCGTCCCATGTTCCGCCAGCTGCTGTCCGCCGTGCGGTACTGCCACGCACAGCGCATCGCCCACCGCGACCTACAGCCCGACAACATCCTACTGGACAAGCTCGGGAACGTCAAATTAGCCGACTTCGGGGACGCGACAACTTTTAATGAGGGGGATTACCTGGACACATATTGTGGAAGCCCCGCGTTTATGGCCCCGGAACTATTACTGCAGGAGAAATACGTGGGACCGGAAGCAGACGTCTGGAGTTTGGGCATCGTCCTGTACAATATGGTGGCTGGGCGTGTTCCGTTTGCTGGTGACAACTGGGAAGAACTGAAAACGAATGTCACCCAGGGTACCTATGAGACACCTGATTACTTTTCTGCAGAATTAACAGCACTTCTGGGGAAGTTTCTCACCATTGATAGCCGGTTGAGGCCCACCATCCCGGAACTCCTTGAAGACCCTTGGTTCCAGGGCCAGGAGACACCGAAGCCAAAAAGGAAGCCCACAGTGCCCGTGAGTCCTGTGCGCACCTGGTGGTTGAGTCCTGGTATTCCCATGCTCCCCAAGCCCAGCCCCTTGACGACCGTGTCCACCACGGCCaccggcagcagcagcagcgatgTGCGGGACTTCGGAGGGGACAGCTCTCTCGAGTCTGTGCCGCCTCATGGGAAGAGCTCGGCCTCGCCGGCGGAAGGGGGCCAGGGCCTGACGGGGCTCGCTAGGAGGCTGGGAAGCTTCCTCTTGAGAGTGTGCTGCATCCGGCCGGCCAGAAACCTCTGCCACAGAGGAAGACGGCTGAACAAGGTGGTGCCGGTGACTCGGGACCCGTGA
- the LOC142863115 gene encoding MAP/microtubule affinity-regulating kinase 4-like isoform X1, with product MAQALAPSLRGDMIGNYKLIRQIGSGRHSQVFKGVHTPTLTKVAVKIISRKSHPRPESLHTEADAMRGLAHENVTMLLYIIEDEDRFCLVTGYSNGGNLSEYIRSRQRLSEEEARPMFRQLLSAVRYCHAQRIAHRDLQPDNILLDKLGNVKLADFGDATTFNEGDYLDTYCGSPAFMAPELLLQEKYVGPEADVWSLGIVLYNMVAGRVPFAGDNWEELKTNVTQGTYETPDYFSAELTALLGKFLTIDSRLRPTIPELLEDPWFQGQETPKPKRKPTVPVSPVRTWWLSPGIPMLPKPSPLTTVSTTATGSSSSDVRDFGGDSSLESVPPHGKSSASPAEGGQGLTGLARRLGSFLLRVCCIRPARNLCHRGRRLNKVVPVTRDP from the coding sequence ATGGCGCAGGCCTTGGCCCCCAGTCTACGCGGGGACATGATCGGCAATTATAAGCTCATCAGGCAAATCGGCTCCGGCAGGCACAGCCAGGTGTTCAAGGGCGTGCACACTCCCACGCTGACCAAGGTGGCGGTGAAAATCATCTCCAGGAAGAGCCACCCCAGGCCGGAAAGTCTCCACACAGAGGCCGACGCCATGAGGGGCCTGGCTCATGAGAACGTCACCATGCTTCTCTATATCATCGAGGATGAAGACAGGTTCTGCTTGGTGACGGGGTACTCCAACGGTGGGAACCTTTCCGAGTACATAAGGAGTCGTCAGCGCCTGAGCGAGGAGGAGGCCCGTCCCATGTTCCGCCAGCTGCTGTCCGCCGTGCGGTACTGCCACGCACAGCGCATCGCCCACCGCGACCTACAGCCCGACAACATCCTACTGGACAAGCTCGGGAACGTCAAATTAGCCGACTTCGGGGACGCGACAACTTTTAATGAGGGGGATTACCTGGACACATATTGTGGAAGCCCCGCGTTTATGGCCCCGGAACTATTACTGCAGGAGAAATACGTGGGACCGGAAGCAGACGTCTGGAGTTTGGGCATCGTCCTGTACAATATGGTGGCTGGGCGTGTTCCGTTTGCTGGTGACAACTGGGAAGAACTGAAAACGAATGTCACCCAGGGTACCTATGAGACACCTGATTACTTTTCTGCAGAATTAACAGCACTTCTGGGGAAGTTTCTCACCATTGATAGCCGGTTGAGGCCCACCATCCCGGAACTCCTTGAAGACCCTTGGTTCCAGGGCCAGGAGACACCGAAGCCAAAAAGGAAGCCCACAGTGCCCGTGAGTCCTGTGCGCACCTGGTGGTTGAGTCCTGGTATTCCCATGCTCCCCAAGCCCAGCCCCTTGACGACCGTGTCCACCACGGCCaccggcagcagcagcagcgatgTGCGGGACTTCGGAGGGGACAGCTCTCTCGAGTCTGTGCCGCCTCATGGGAAGAGCTCGGCCTCGCCGGCGGAAGGGGGCCAGGGCCTGACGGGGCTCGCTAGGAGGCTGGGAAGCTTCCTCTTGAGAGTGTGCTGCATCCGGCCGGCCAGAAACCTCTGCCACAGAGGAAGACGGCTGAACAAGGTGGTGCCGGTGACTCGGGACCCGTGA